In Numidum massiliense, a single genomic region encodes these proteins:
- the fabZ gene encoding 3-hydroxyacyl-ACP dehydratase FabZ, giving the protein MELDINAIKQIIPHRYPFLLVDRIVELEAGQRAVGIKNVTVNEPFFNGHFPEYPVMPGVLIVEALAQVGAVAVLGKEENRGKIGLLAGIDKFRFREQVKPGDTLTLEVEFTRMKGPIGKGRGTAKVDDKVVASGDLMFALQ; this is encoded by the coding sequence GTGGAATTAGATATTAATGCCATCAAACAAATCATCCCGCACCGCTACCCTTTTTTACTCGTCGATCGCATCGTGGAATTGGAGGCGGGGCAACGGGCAGTCGGCATCAAAAACGTAACCGTTAACGAGCCTTTCTTTAACGGGCATTTTCCCGAATACCCAGTCATGCCAGGGGTGTTGATCGTGGAGGCACTGGCACAAGTCGGCGCGGTTGCCGTATTGGGCAAAGAAGAGAACCGTGGCAAGATCGGCTTGTTGGCGGGCATTGACAAGTTCCGTTTTCGCGAACAAGTAAAACCAGGGGATACACTCACGTTAGAAGTCGAGTTTACGCGAATGAAAGGGCCGATCGGCAAAGGGCGCGGCACCGCCAAAGTCGACGATAAAGTCGTCGCTTCAGGCGATCTCATGTTCGCCTTGCAATAA
- a CDS encoding phospho-sugar mutase: MALYRKWSEFTALDEPLKRELQEIRGDARAIQDRFYQSLAFGTGGMRGVIGAGTNRMNIYVVRKATEGLARYLLKQGPQTKAQGVAIAYDCRHQSSRFAEQAALVFAYHGIKAYVFDALRPTPELSFAVRELGTAAGIVITASHNPPEYNGYKVYGPDGGQIVGDVADAIVAEIAAVTDELAVRVLPREEAVAKGLFQSIGDEIDAKYQERLLTLSLNRDIARTEAAGMPIVYTPLHGTGYTPVCEGLRNFGFTNVSVVPEQAEPDPQFPTVASPNPEEHAAFGRAIALGEARGAELLLATDPDADRVGVAVKDNRGEYVVLSGNQLGALLLEYILSVRAARGTLPENGVVLKTIVTSNLGRDIAAHYGVQTLDTLTGFKYIGEKIGQFEATGAHTFLFGYEESYGFLAGDFVRDKDAVQTCLLAAEMAAYYKAQGKTLYEQLQQLFHTYGFYYEDLRSLTFEGKEGAEKIVQMLERLRSETPRVLAGTKVEVARDYLRGTGHNLLTGEETPTHLPRANVLHYTLQDGSWFCIRPSGTEPKVKLYFAVHSTASEEAIQKLDALKEAVTALVDSE; the protein is encoded by the coding sequence ATGGCATTGTACCGTAAATGGAGCGAATTTACGGCGTTGGACGAACCGTTGAAACGTGAGTTACAGGAAATTCGTGGGGACGCGCGGGCGATTCAAGACCGCTTTTACCAGTCACTCGCATTCGGTACGGGCGGGATGCGCGGCGTCATTGGCGCCGGGACGAATCGGATGAACATATACGTCGTGCGCAAAGCGACTGAAGGGTTAGCGCGCTATTTACTCAAACAAGGGCCACAGACAAAAGCGCAAGGAGTCGCCATCGCGTACGACTGCCGCCACCAGTCGTCCCGCTTTGCCGAGCAGGCGGCGCTCGTGTTTGCCTATCACGGGATAAAAGCGTACGTCTTTGACGCGCTCAGGCCGACTCCGGAATTGTCGTTTGCCGTTCGCGAACTAGGGACAGCGGCGGGAATCGTCATTACGGCGAGTCACAATCCGCCAGAATATAACGGGTATAAAGTGTATGGGCCGGACGGCGGGCAAATCGTCGGCGACGTCGCAGATGCGATCGTCGCAGAAATTGCTGCAGTGACCGATGAACTGGCGGTGCGCGTTTTGCCGCGGGAAGAAGCAGTGGCGAAAGGCTTGTTTCAGTCGATCGGCGACGAGATTGACGCCAAGTATCAAGAGCGCCTGTTGACGTTGTCGCTCAACCGAGACATCGCACGCACAGAGGCGGCCGGCATGCCGATCGTTTATACACCGCTGCACGGAACCGGATATACCCCCGTCTGCGAGGGACTACGCAATTTCGGGTTTACGAACGTGTCGGTCGTGCCGGAGCAGGCAGAGCCTGACCCGCAATTTCCGACTGTTGCATCGCCTAACCCGGAAGAACACGCCGCGTTTGGGCGGGCAATAGCTCTAGGAGAGGCGCGCGGCGCAGAGTTGCTGCTCGCAACTGACCCGGACGCCGATCGCGTCGGCGTCGCTGTAAAGGATAATCGCGGCGAATACGTCGTCCTTAGCGGGAACCAACTCGGCGCCCTGCTGTTGGAATACATCTTGTCGGTACGCGCCGCGCGGGGGACGCTGCCGGAGAACGGCGTCGTATTAAAGACGATCGTCACGTCGAACTTAGGGCGAGACATTGCCGCGCACTACGGTGTGCAAACGCTGGACACGTTAACCGGTTTTAAATACATCGGCGAAAAAATTGGTCAATTCGAAGCGACTGGTGCGCATACATTTTTGTTCGGTTACGAAGAAAGTTACGGTTTTTTGGCCGGTGACTTTGTCCGTGATAAGGATGCGGTGCAGACGTGTTTGCTCGCAGCCGAAATGGCCGCCTACTACAAGGCGCAAGGGAAGACGCTGTACGAACAGTTACAGCAACTGTTCCACACCTACGGCTTCTACTATGAGGATTTGCGATCACTCACCTTCGAAGGCAAAGAAGGCGCCGAAAAAATTGTCCAGATGTTGGAGCGATTACGCAGCGAGACACCGCGCGTCTTGGCCGGTACGAAGGTGGAAGTTGCGCGCGACTATTTGCGCGGCACAGGACACAATCTACTGACCGGAGAAGAGACGCCGACGCATCTGCCGCGGGCGAACGTGCTTCACTATACGCTTCAGGACGGTTCGTGGTTTTGCATTCGCCCTTCCGGCACCGAGCCAAAAGTGAAGTTGTACTTTGCCGTTCACAGTACGGCCTCCGAAGAGGCAATCCAAAAACTAGACGCGCTCAAGGAGGCAGTTACCGCGCTGGTCGACAGTGAATGA
- a CDS encoding glycerophosphodiester phosphodiesterase, with amino-acid sequence MTQIFAHRGAMGTHPENTMAAFKESHRVGADGIELDVQLSRDGVPVVIHDETVDRTSNGTGWVKDLTWSELRQLDFGAPYADSFAGERIPSLEEVLSWIAHTPLTLNIELKNGIVRYPGLEDKVITLVQQYGLEGKVIVSSFNHYSLVDVKQRYPHIETAILFMEGLYEPWRYAREIGASGLHCLLPVAVPEFLQAAAAAGMPVRPFNVNREEDVVRLMQGGCDAIFTNWPERARELREQFAR; translated from the coding sequence ATTACGCAAATATTTGCGCACCGCGGCGCGATGGGGACACACCCGGAAAATACGATGGCCGCTTTCAAAGAGTCACACCGCGTCGGCGCTGACGGCATCGAACTAGACGTACAGCTGTCGCGAGACGGTGTACCCGTCGTCATTCACGATGAAACGGTTGACCGCACGAGCAACGGCACGGGTTGGGTGAAGGATTTGACGTGGAGTGAGCTGAGGCAGCTCGACTTCGGCGCACCGTATGCGGACAGCTTCGCTGGCGAACGCATACCGTCGCTAGAGGAGGTGCTATCGTGGATCGCCCACACGCCGCTTACCTTAAACATTGAGCTTAAAAACGGCATCGTGCGCTACCCGGGACTCGAAGATAAAGTGATCACACTCGTTCAGCAGTACGGTTTAGAAGGAAAAGTCATCGTTTCTTCGTTCAACCATTACAGTTTAGTCGATGTCAAACAGCGTTACCCGCACATCGAAACGGCGATATTATTCATGGAAGGGCTGTATGAGCCGTGGCGCTATGCCCGGGAGATCGGCGCGAGCGGCCTGCACTGCCTCTTACCGGTCGCCGTGCCGGAATTTTTGCAAGCGGCGGCCGCTGCGGGCATGCCGGTGCGTCCGTTTAACGTGAATAGAGAAGAGGACGTCGTGCGGCTTATGCAAGGGGGATGTGACGCCATCTTTACGAACTGGCCCGAGCGGGCGCGCGAGTTGCGCGAACAGTTCGCGCGGTAA
- a CDS encoding glycosyltransferase family 2 protein, protein MDSKYIFSLILVVRNEIHYIERVLEAVLAQDFPCDRYEIIVVDGQSNDGTQEVIADYIKRDPSRMTYLTNPQRTLPTGWNMAIKCARGEYVVRVDGHSHISYNFLTKTYDVVRRHPEATCVGGVIETKGKGFWGEVNAYVYSHPFGVGNSKFRTTKGQWEGYVDTVPYGAYKRDVFERVGYFDESLKRNEDLEMHARIRRDGGQFFLSTDIRSTYYARSSLSGLVKKSFSDGKWTFVASRRGQGVLRPRHKIPLYVSIVGSILTAASFFSATSFWVLLSLAAVYSCLIGVAAAKLGKQKGARYFFACMIAFFLLHLSRGFGSAASYFSKDYWRGKQRLARQQPHVSNPSLERLHR, encoded by the coding sequence ATGGACAGTAAGTACATTTTCTCGCTTATATTAGTCGTGCGTAACGAGATTCATTATATTGAGCGCGTGTTGGAAGCTGTTTTGGCGCAAGATTTTCCGTGCGACCGTTACGAAATCATCGTCGTCGACGGCCAATCGAACGATGGGACGCAAGAAGTGATTGCCGATTACATCAAGCGGGACCCGTCGCGCATGACTTACTTAACGAACCCGCAGCGGACGTTGCCGACGGGTTGGAACATGGCAATTAAGTGTGCGCGTGGGGAGTACGTCGTCCGCGTCGACGGACATAGTCACATTTCGTACAACTTCCTCACTAAAACGTACGACGTCGTACGGCGTCACCCGGAAGCTACGTGCGTCGGCGGCGTGATCGAGACGAAAGGAAAAGGGTTCTGGGGCGAAGTGAACGCCTATGTGTATTCTCACCCGTTCGGCGTCGGCAATTCAAAGTTCCGCACGACGAAAGGACAGTGGGAAGGTTACGTCGATACCGTGCCGTACGGTGCCTACAAGCGAGACGTATTTGAACGGGTCGGCTATTTTGACGAAAGCCTCAAGCGGAACGAAGATTTAGAGATGCACGCCCGCATTCGCCGCGACGGGGGGCAGTTTTTTTTATCGACGGACATTCGTTCGACGTATTACGCGCGCAGCTCCCTTAGCGGGCTTGTTAAGAAGTCTTTCAGCGACGGTAAGTGGACGTTTGTCGCTTCGCGGCGCGGACAAGGTGTATTGCGCCCGCGGCACAAAATACCGCTGTACGTCTCGATCGTCGGGAGTATTTTAACCGCTGCTTCTTTTTTCAGTGCCACCAGCTTTTGGGTCTTGCTAAGCTTGGCAGCGGTGTACAGTTGTTTAATAGGCGTTGCTGCGGCAAAGTTGGGTAAACAAAAAGGGGCGCGCTATTTCTTCGCGTGCATGATCGCCTTCTTTTTGTTACACTTAAGTCGCGGTTTCGGCTCCGCAGCGAGCTACTTCAGTAAGGATTACTGGCGAGGTAAGCAAAGGCTTGCGCGTCAACAGCCGCACGTTTCTAATCCTTCGCTGGAGCGGCTACACCGTTAA